One Argentina anserina chromosome 6, drPotAnse1.1, whole genome shotgun sequence genomic window, TGCAAGAGGTGTTTATTTCTAagcttatatatacatatatgcatcCATCCATGTGTCTATATCCATGCTGGCACAAATATGAATCGGGGTGTATGTAACTCATCTATGATTATATTGATTTGTTTAGCTGCCAGTTCTGTAAAAAACAGAAGTCATATGATTTACAACATTTTTAGCTATACATTCTGTGTTGTAACTGGAGGATGAAAAGGAATAACTAAATGATTTAGAAACTGGAAAACCTGTTTATTTTCTGGTCTCATGTCTCTCATGCTTTTTTGTTAAGGATTTATGGTCTTATATACTTCATATACTCAACATCCATTACATTAATGTTTGCTAGTTGTAGTTAATCAGATTCgtaaatattttgaattttaggcAGATATTGGTTTATCTATGGGCATCCAAGGAACTGAAGTTGCAAAAGAAAGTTCAGATATCATTATCTTGGATGATAATTTTGCTTCTGTTGTAAAGGTGAGAAAACTCTAAAAACTCTTGTTAGCTTCCATTCCTCGGTACCACTGTGCTTCAGTTTCATATTTGGATCAATCAGTTCCTTTTTCATTAATCTAATTGGACGTAAATAAATTCTCGAAGTACTTCTTTCTGAAACATTCAAACTTGTATGTggatctcaaaaaaaaaaaaaaattccacaGGCTTGGCTCAAGTTTTTGACATGTGTCCCCAAGTTTTCCCACTGCCCATAAACATAATTGTTCAGATTTCAGAAAAATTGGTAAAAATAACTTGGGAAAATTTCCTGTTAGAATATGaggttttaattttcaatgtgttTACCTTGGATTACTCCTTAGAAATATAGGTTTGAGATggtgattttatttttctgtgtGATTGTCTCTTTCTGCTTCATGTAGGTTGTTCGCTGGGGACGTTCTGTGTATGCAAATATTCAGAAATTTATCCAGTTCCAGCTTACTGTTAATGTTGCTGCTCTTACAATCAATGTTGTTGCATCAATGTCCTCTGGCAATGTTCCTTTAAATGCCGTACAGGTTggtccctctctctctcttcaataACATATTCCATGTCTTGTAACTATCTGCCTCCAAATCCTAGCCATCTTCAATTATTATAGCAATGAGTTTTGGTAGCTAGTTTTCTTCTTTCACAGTGGCTCTAGGTAGCAATGAGTAAAGCCACTGTAAATCTTTTAAAAATGCTGACTTTGTCTGATATGTTAGAGACGGAAATTATTACACTCAATTGACATTACTATTAGTTCCAGAAGTTATTCATTTTGCTTTCGCATCAAGAATTTAGAAATATTAATTTGATGTTCCTCGTAAATACTAAAATATCAATCaagtgttttatgtttttcttacagCTTCTGTGGGTTAACTTGATCATGGATACCCTAGGAGCACTTGCACTGGCAACAGAACCACCTACTGACGACCTTATGCATAGAACACCTGTTGGCAGAAGGTGTGATATTGTGTGCATTTACCATCTTTGCTATTAATATGGTGTCTATCCATTAGCATAGTGTAGGGATTTTGTAGCTAGTCACTTTTGCAGTTTTCCAATATTCACTGCAGCAATCTTGGCAGTcaaaatttatttcttttaaactgTGGAAGTTTCCTAAAAGTGTTTTTATCACTGTTTGGCTTCTGTCTGAGATGATGAGTTTGATAATGTCGTATGCATATAAAATGAACCATATAATACGAAAATAATCCTTTTTTTCTCTGCCTTGTCctgtctatttttttttttttggccttTTATGATATTCTCAGACAATAGAGATCTATCACCAATTCTTGATCCAGATTTCAGTTGCAAGTATTTTACCATTGAACAATTTTATCTCAAGTTGTGCACATCTTAAGAACTGAAAATTTTGACCATGATATACCATTAGATGTGCATCTTAATTATTTGATGTGAAGAAATAATCTcgaatttattttcttaggGCACCTCTTATAACCAACATCATGTGGAGGAACCTACTCATTCAGGTACCCATTCATCTTACGACTGTTTGTTACCTTACTAAGATCACGGTACTGCAAGGGTAAAATAAACTATTTTGTTCTCTTAGTATTCTTTTTGTTCAACTTGTCCTCCAGGCTCTGTATCAAATTTGTGTGCTCCTCATCCTCCACTTTGCGGGTAATAGTATTCTTGGTTTGAAAGAGGACAACACAAAAGCCGCTAATGTGAAGAATACTATCATATTCAACACTTTTGTCTTCTGCCAAGTAAgttatgaaatttaaaatgacTACGTGAATGAGGAATAAGGTTGTTTGTTTAGTTGGTTTGGTTTCATTGTTCTACACTGCTTGCTAGTTATTGAGCTCATTGTACTGAAGTTATCTGGTGCGAATGTACCTATTCTTAAGAACATTTTTTTCTGGATCTTTATACAGATTTTTAACGAGTTCAATGCTCGAAAGCCAGAAGAACTAAATGTGTTCAGTGGAGTGACCAAGAACTACCTCTTTATGGGAATAATAGGAATCACATTTGTACTTCAGGTGAGATTCTGCTACGTTGTTATTTTGGTCTTGGGTACTTGGTAGTTACTTCTATACACTTAACTCAGTTTAAATGGATTTGCAGATAATGATTATCCAGTTTCTTGGAACGTTTGCAAAAACTGTGGTGCTTGACTGGCAGCACTGGCTCATTTGCTTTGGTATTGCCATCGTCAGGTAGGCTTATGTACTACTGTCTACCGTATGATTTACTTATGAACCTTgctaacatatttttaaagatACTTACATATGTTTATTATCTGACAGCTGGCCTCTTGCTGTTGTCGGGAAACTAATTCCAGTCCCCAAGACTCCAATCTCCAAGTACTGCAGGCGTGCATTTCAGCCATGCATGCGGCCATGTCAGGGAAGCAGAACTTCACGCAGTACCTAATGCTGATTTCTCTGGTGGCATTGTTATAATCCTAGTGATTAAGGCCATTCGCTTTAGAagatcttttttattttggggGGTTATTACTGATAGGAATAGACGATGAAATTAGATCTCAAACACCTTCCAAAagtagggggggggggggggggggttgccTAAAGGCCAAGAGGGGGTTGGAGAACCCTATGACATGATGGAAATGCCATCTTCCTTCCGTCACCTATACCTGAATGAAAGTCACAgatctctctgttttttttttgcctggAAGTCATGCGTATATGGTTATAACACGGCATGTCCTTGCCTCTTCTCTTGGTAGattttatgattaaaaattTGACTTGTCTTAGTATCTAACTAGTAATTGCTATGTAACATATAACCAAGTGTAAATAGAAAATGTGTTGGCGTTATCCAGGTTTGGGGTTTGAAGTAATCAACTTCTATGGAGTCTTTTAACTTCAGAATAACGAGTTTTCTGTCTTTCTATTCCTCGTACGGATGTGGGATAATTCTGGCAACAGTATCATCGTCTAGAAACCTTGGTAAAAGATCAGATCCTGAGTACACTCATCTTCATTATACACATCATTCAAATGGAGATTGCAAATCTAGCAATTTGTATAGAAGACAAATAGGCAGAGGAGTACCTTGCCAGCCTGCCAGGTCCAGACTCCAGACACCGAGTATATTCAGTAACATGATTTTGGCATATAGTCGTTCTTGCATTATTTTCTTGAGATACAACATACATATGTTTTGGCTCTTACCATATAAGGATTAACTAGGATTGTTACAAGTAACCTAGTTTTTCTTTATTCTTAGTCATTGTTACAGAGTGCTTATACAATCCTTAGTTGAAATTGGTGGAATAAACTGGACTTTTGTTTGGGTAAAATAGGCCGAAATTATTCTCAGTCGGGTCTCCATGTTTAAGATTCTCATTGAACATGGCAAATAAGTAGGTTTCTATCGGACCTCCAGGCCTCCTTGGTGTTCCGCCCTTAACATGCCTGATCACATTTGAGTTGTAAATTCTCGCATTCTCCTGTGTTGTCACTTGACCGTCACCACCGGCGGAGGGCCAACCAGTCTCCGATACAACAATTTTCAAAGAACCACCCCCAACCTTCTCTAAAGCCGCGTAATGTGCATCAAgaattgcatcaaacaagttTTGATAGCCATATTCTCCATCCTGAACCCGAACTGATGGATATGTAAAAAGAGCATATCGAAGGTCAATGTTTGCTCGGTTTTGAATGTAACTAAAGTAGGGGTACATATTTAGAAGCAATGGAGATTTATTTCCCAGTAGGATGCCGATGATCGGATCAAGAAATGCTCGGTAATCCTGCCTAAATGATCCTCTTGATGGAGGATACGAGTCTTGGAGGATTACCGGATGAACTGCCGTAGAGACTTTGATTCTGTCTCCAAAACCAGCCCTGTAAATtgcattttgaattttttcaaTGGCAGGGCCAACATATTGTGCTATTGGACCTGATTCTATTTCATTCCCAACAGCAATATATTTGAAGTTGACATTTCCATAAGTTAACACATTTCTTTGAACCCAGTCATCAGCACTGGCTTGATTTAAAGCAATATCCCGGATGCGTTCGTTTTCGACGCCAATCATGAGTTCGATGTTGGAGCCTCTAAGAGCTTCAAGAACATCATGGTTAGGACCATAGAGTCGCATCCTTTTGATGTTTCGTTGGTTGCACATTGATATTACTTCTCGTGGGGGTGGTAAGTTGTTTGCCACAGTTCCATAACAAACTCCAATTTGGGCACCTGCAtatcatatatacatgtgtATTTGTGTATTAGCTCCGGAAACAAGATTTACGTACATTTTATGTAAGAGCTCAACTCAACGTACTGTAATAAAGATGAACATAATTAAGCAATATATATGACCTGTAGTGGTAATGGTGGCCATGAGGACAGTCAATAGTAGTAACTTGACAACTAGAGAAGGGACTTCAGCAACGAAGTAGGACTTCGCCATCTTGTGCATTAGGAAGGATGTGCAGCTAGCAAATTGCATGTTTAACAATCTTAAGGTGCCATATTTATAGGTCGAGGACGTACTCATGAACATTTGTGAAAGAATTTCCACAATCAAGAATTGGCATCCACTACCTTGGTGGAGATTAATTTCCACAAGGACTATGAATAATCTCAGTGTAAGTGGGTAAGTTAAAAATTGTTAAACAATTTACTACTGTAGCTTATCGAAGGAGCTAATTAGTACGTTGAACAATCCTAGTTTCTTCCCCACTGGAGAAGAGCAAGCTCCCTCGATCTATTTGTCCGAACGAGTGAATCGTATGTATATCGATTTAGGTAATGATCGAGGAGactttatatatacatctatcaGATTACAGTTTAATTACTTGCGTTAaattcttcaaaaaaaaaaactttttttttatttaacaaaGGAGAGTGATAAAAGAACCTGACTTCCTATGTCGGATAAACTCCAACAAAGAggataaacaaaagctcaatTCGGCATGTGTACACTTAAACATGTAAAACCATAGATATAAAAACCCCTAGCAAATAACAAACCCACAGCCAAAAAACTATTAATTAAAAGACGGGATGAAGCTGGTACCATTGGCAgacagttgtgagataccaaaaatagagaaaatagacatatcgtgatgcttcttgtaaagatgaaaaaaatgcAGAGCAGACTCTCGGAACAATTCCAAAGATGACGTTGGGCttccaacacattaaaaatcttacattcAAAACACACTAGATTCCTAGtgatccaaataaaccaaattagattacaggagactagaaaccaaagtcgacgtttaggttttgggaacactgaaacaccaacaccattaaacacttcatcaaggGTACCCCAAAgcgagaatgaatgagaaaatagaaggcaAACCCATTTCTATAAAGCCACAATTTCAgaacaatgcaaaagaagatgtgtaCCCGATTCCGCATGACTTCCACAAAAGGAGAAACAAGATGGAAATGAAAAACCTCGCTATTGTAAAACATCATAAGTTAGGAAACGCCATGAAGAGCCTTTCAAACAACAAGAATTTTGCGGGGTTGAATTTGTTTACTCCAGATCACTTTACCCCAATCTTTATGCTCACCatgatttgagaagaaaataaaagcttCTTTTGCTGTCAGAATTTTTGAGGAGGAGTGCGGCCATAAAAGAGAGTCAGATGTGTCTGCATAAGGCAGAGCAATGCGCTCAATTTTTTCTGCTGCTTGAgggaatgaaaaaataaaatatattgggAGAACCCAATGAGAatcaacaataacatcatTCACCTTAGCATGAGGTGGAATATAGCCACTTACTCCAACACCTAGTAGCATGAGGCTCACCCAACCAATTATCTTGTCAAAAAGATATCCTATTACCATCACCAACACTCCAATGcaaagaatttaaaaacattGGCTAAACTTTTTTGAGACCCAACCAGACTGAAGATCTCTTGTAAGACTTTATAAGTTGGAAACATCTTTCAAAAAACGAGCTCTAAGCAAAATAGAGGctggagaggaagaagagagcatCTCCCAACATCTCTTTATTAAAAGAGCACGATTAGCCTCAAATAGATCTCGTAACCCCAAGTCTCTTTCCTATTTGGGTTTACAACAGTGACGCCAAGCAACAAGAGGCATTCCTATTTTCAAATGGTCTCCAGTCCAAAAACATTCATGATCCAAGATTGAAGGTCATGAAGTAAACCAGCCGGCCACTCATAAATTTGAAAACTATAAACCAAAATGCATTGAATCACTGATTGAATAAGTTGTAGTCTACCCGCTTGCAACAACATAGAACCTTTCCAAGAAGACAATTTGCATCTCACTCTATCTGCAATGGCATGAAAATACACATTCTTGGGATGTCCCTGAAAAATCGGAACCCCAAGGTATGTGAATGGAAGAGACCCCTGCTTGACACCCAAAATTTTCCGGATAACAAGCGTCTACGGTGAGCATATTTCCTAAAGAACACAAGcgatttaaatttattaactcTTTGCCCTGAATTTAAGCCATATTCATCCATAAACTTCATTACATTCTTCAAAGATCTCTTGGAACCCCGCATAAAAACCATAATGTCATCTGCAAATAAAACATGCGAGGGTGGAGTAATACCAAGAGGAGCTGACAGTAAATCAATAAGTCCATCCTCAGCCAGCTTAGTGAGACTTCTACTTAAAACCACTTCCGCAAGACAAAAGAGAATAGGTGACAAAAGATCTCTTTGACGAACACCACGAGAACAAGGAAAAAACTCTTCCATCTCACCATTAACTAAAATTGATAATTGTGCAGACCCCAAAATTGCTTTAATCCAGTCACAAAAATGATCTGAAAAACCAAAATCCTTCAAAACCCGAAGTAAGAAACCTCAATCAAGCGTGTCAAATGTCTTTTGCACATCAAACTTAATTGCAATGTTATCGCCCTTACAATTACGATCCAGGAGGTTAATGCATTCTGAAGTCAATATAATGGGGTCTGCAATAGTGCGATCTCTAAGAAAAGCACTTTGGTTTGGTGAAATAATCCGAGTAGCAATACTTCCCAAACGGTCAGCTAAAATCTTTGTGATAagcttgaaaataaaattcgtCATAGCAATAGGACGTAACTGCGTTACAGTGTCTGCTCCAGGGACTTTAGGAATCAAGATCattaaattgaaattgaagtggGAGAGAATGTATCAAGTATTGAAAAAACTCTAAACAACTTGGACTACTTCTACACCAACAACTGACCaacacttcataaaaaaaattccaccaaaaccatatggACCATGAGAACTATTATGATCCATGGAACGCATAGTCTGAAATATTTACTCAGATGTGGGAATGGATGTTAACATAGCATTATCCTCAATAGTCACGAGATTAGGAATTACTTGAGAAACTAGACTAGTGTCTCTTACAAAAGAATCTGCTGTGAAAAGGCCATTGAAATAATTTACCACATGATCACTTATCTCTTTTGGGTCATCAATAATACTATTTCCATCTGTCATAGTTGATAATTACTGTTTAAGATGCCCAACTTTAACCATTGCAGAAAGAAGAGTTTCGGTCACCTTCAGTAAGTCATTTTATCCTTGATTTATCACATAAAATTTTCTCTTAAAGCAAAAGAGCCTCATGAACTTGAGCACTGACAACACTCTCTCTGGAAAGCAAATCATAAGAAGGAGCCGCTAGCAATTTCCCGCTGAATTATATGAAAATCATCAAATGACTTCTCCACCACTATGTTTACATCTCCAAAATCAGCTTTATTCCAAACCCGAATCCGTTGTTTAAGAGTCCGCAGCTTAGAAGCCAAAACAAACATTGGATTACCATAGAAATGAGAACTCTGCCAAACCTCCTtcaccaaagaaagaaaacttggATGATCTAGCCACATGCGATGGAACCGAAATGGTGATCTTTGGTTAGGTATAAACTTTGAAAAAGACACTAAAAGATGACAATGATCTGAGGAAAAACGAGGAAGAGTAGTGCACTCCAAATTGCGACAAACATTCATCCAAGAGAAAT contains:
- the LOC126800129 gene encoding glucan endo-1,3-beta-glucosidase, acidic-like translates to MHKMAKSYFVAEVPSLVVKLLLLTVLMATITTTGAQIGVCYGTVANNLPPPREVISMCNQRNIKRMRLYGPNHDVLEALRGSNIELMIGVENERIRDIALNQASADDWVQRNVLTYGNVNFKYIAVGNEIESGPIAQYVGPAIEKIQNAIYRAGFGDRIKVSTAVHPVILQDSYPPSRGSFRQDYRAFLDPIIGILLGNKSPLLLNMYPYFSYIQNRANIDLRYALFTYPSVRVQDGEYGYQNLFDAILDAHYAALEKVGGGSLKIVVSETGWPSAGGDGQVTTQENARIYNSNVIRHVKGGTPRRPGGPIETYLFAMFNENLKHGDPTENNFGLFYPNKSPVYSTNFN